Proteins encoded together in one Pseudoalteromonas xiamenensis window:
- a CDS encoding tryptophan halogenase family protein: MQINKVAIIGGGTAGWLAANHLGAELSHNPLLEITVIESQDVPSIGVGEGTVPYIMNSLKRFGISEAEFLFKCDATFKQGIKFVNWLDTNIHGENHYYHPFDVPYPKGFNVTSYMLTKGLRFDSVGIQADLCELGLSPKHKSNGDYEGVASYAYHFNALKFAELLSNNAQRRFGIKHLIATIESATKDEFGNVRSLVTRDNEELQFDFYVDCSGFSSILIDKTLHTPFVSKSEELIVDTALVQQVNLAENEAIRPYTTATAHAAGWIWDIPLTNRRGTGFVYSSKYMSEQEAKTQYAQYLKIPEADFNPRKIPMEVGYREYFWNKNCVALGLAQGFVEPLEATSILLTDFSAELLCRNFPRTIEDMPTFQEDFNRATRYAWDRTVDFIKLHYCISDRQDSGFWEENRNSRTWSPELTQKLQKFKLRPPIQSDFFSRFELFDDKNFQYVLYGMQYSTDLPNMNNIEFKKSEQILGENSLLLDNAKRNLMPHRQWLDGLAKAMSRLNR, from the coding sequence ATGCAAATAAATAAAGTAGCTATCATCGGTGGCGGTACGGCAGGATGGTTAGCTGCAAATCATCTAGGTGCAGAATTAAGCCACAACCCACTGTTGGAAATCACCGTTATTGAATCTCAGGATGTGCCTTCTATCGGTGTGGGTGAAGGGACTGTTCCTTATATTATGAACAGTCTAAAGCGTTTTGGAATTTCTGAAGCTGAATTCCTTTTTAAATGCGATGCAACTTTCAAACAAGGCATAAAATTTGTAAATTGGTTAGACACAAATATTCATGGTGAGAATCACTACTATCACCCATTTGATGTGCCTTACCCGAAAGGATTTAATGTCACCTCATATATGTTGACCAAAGGGTTGCGTTTTGACTCTGTAGGTATTCAAGCAGATCTATGTGAACTAGGGTTGTCTCCAAAGCATAAATCCAATGGTGATTACGAGGGAGTCGCGTCCTATGCATATCATTTCAACGCACTTAAATTTGCCGAGCTGTTATCGAACAATGCACAAAGAAGATTCGGTATTAAGCACTTAATCGCGACAATTGAATCAGCGACAAAAGATGAATTTGGCAATGTGAGAAGTTTAGTCACGCGAGACAATGAGGAGCTTCAGTTTGACTTTTATGTTGACTGCAGTGGGTTTTCTTCCATTCTCATTGACAAAACACTACATACCCCTTTTGTTTCTAAGTCTGAAGAACTCATTGTAGATACAGCGCTCGTTCAACAAGTGAATTTGGCCGAGAATGAAGCGATAAGACCGTACACGACAGCAACTGCCCATGCAGCTGGGTGGATATGGGATATTCCCCTTACGAATAGGCGTGGTACAGGGTTTGTCTATTCCAGCAAATATATGAGTGAACAGGAGGCTAAGACACAATACGCGCAGTATTTAAAGATCCCTGAAGCTGATTTCAATCCGAGAAAAATACCCATGGAGGTTGGTTACAGAGAGTATTTTTGGAATAAAAATTGTGTAGCGTTGGGTCTGGCACAGGGGTTCGTTGAACCATTAGAAGCAACGTCAATTTTATTGACAGACTTTTCTGCTGAATTATTGTGCCGCAACTTTCCAAGAACAATTGAAGATATGCCTACGTTTCAAGAAGATTTTAATCGAGCGACAAGATATGCGTGGGATAGAACAGTGGACTTTATCAAACTGCACTATTGTATTTCTGACCGACAAGATAGTGGTTTTTGGGAAGAAAATAGGAATAGTCGAACGTGGTCACCGGAACTAACTCAAAAGTTGCAGAAATTTAAACTACGGCCTCCCATCCAATCCGATTTTTTTAGTCGTTTTGAGTTGTTTGATGATAAAAACTTCCAGTATGTGTTGTATGGCATGCAGTACTCGACTGACTTACCTAATATGAACAATATTGAATTTAAGAAAAGCGAGCAGATACTTGGGGAAAATTCGCTACTCTTAGATAACGCAAAGCGTAATTTAATGCCGCACCGTCAATGGCTCGATGGGCTTGCCAAAGCGATGTCTCGGCTGAATCGTTGA
- a CDS encoding tryptophan halogenase family protein, giving the protein MTQPINHIVIVGGGTAGWLTAATLAKQLKVTSNSNKKVTLVESPNIPILGVGEGTWPNLRATLKKIGVAEADFMRECDATFKQGALFVNWNAPKDEQIHRYYHPLNTVNHSSYDFSLAPYWLMNRSSQRYDYAVASQSHVCDANCGPKEMTTPEYMAVQEYSYHLNAGKFAAFLTKHCVEKLGVNHVLANVKNVELDEEEYIVKLHTDSDIASTIDGDLFVDCSGSNPILIEKTYHIPWHDISDVIFNDTAIAIQVPYLSDDVAIPSHTIMTAQDAGWIWDIALTNRRGVGHVFSSKYTTIEAAEQTLREYIGNDASGCEARVIPLKLGYREKFWHKNCVAIGMSGGFVEPLEASAIFLFDAAANMLVDQMPATREQMAYVENKFNRSFTMRMKRTIEFIKLHYCISDRRDTAYWQDNCNSDSIPVNLQENLKAWKTRPPTRYDFEQAWEPFNLDSYLYVLYGLEFDTKIEASHPLIVDEHLAAKKMMAVAELSEKLVKHLPSHRDLLKKVQLHGFTRI; this is encoded by the coding sequence ATGACACAGCCAATAAATCATATCGTTATCGTAGGCGGCGGCACAGCAGGGTGGTTAACTGCAGCGACGCTTGCTAAACAACTCAAAGTGACGTCAAATTCAAATAAGAAAGTCACATTGGTTGAATCGCCAAATATTCCAATTTTAGGTGTTGGAGAGGGGACTTGGCCTAACTTACGTGCAACTCTTAAAAAAATAGGTGTTGCTGAAGCGGATTTCATGCGGGAATGTGATGCAACATTCAAGCAAGGCGCATTATTTGTTAACTGGAATGCACCTAAAGACGAGCAAATTCATCGTTATTATCATCCTCTAAATACAGTTAATCATTCTTCATACGATTTTAGCTTAGCGCCTTATTGGCTAATGAATAGATCATCACAGCGTTATGACTACGCTGTTGCATCGCAAAGTCATGTTTGTGATGCTAATTGTGGCCCCAAAGAAATGACCACGCCAGAGTATATGGCAGTTCAAGAATATTCTTACCACTTAAATGCAGGTAAATTTGCGGCATTTTTAACTAAGCACTGCGTTGAAAAACTTGGTGTTAATCATGTTCTTGCGAATGTGAAAAACGTTGAACTTGATGAAGAAGAGTATATTGTAAAGCTTCATACGGACAGTGATATAGCATCAACAATTGACGGTGATTTGTTTGTTGATTGTAGCGGAAGTAATCCAATTCTTATCGAAAAAACGTATCATATTCCATGGCATGATATTAGTGATGTGATTTTTAATGATACAGCGATTGCGATACAAGTTCCTTATTTATCCGATGATGTCGCGATCCCAAGCCATACGATTATGACGGCTCAAGACGCTGGTTGGATTTGGGATATTGCGTTGACTAATCGTCGTGGAGTTGGCCACGTTTTTAGTAGTAAATACACAACGATTGAAGCCGCTGAACAAACGCTCAGAGAATATATAGGGAATGATGCAAGCGGGTGTGAAGCGAGAGTGATCCCACTTAAACTAGGTTACCGCGAAAAATTTTGGCACAAAAACTGTGTCGCTATTGGCATGTCAGGAGGGTTTGTTGAGCCCTTGGAAGCGTCTGCCATATTTTTGTTTGATGCCGCAGCAAATATGCTCGTTGACCAAATGCCAGCTACGCGAGAACAGATGGCATATGTAGAAAATAAATTTAATCGTTCATTTACCATGCGAATGAAACGTACAATTGAATTTATTAAGTTACACTACTGTATCTCTGACAGGCGAGATACTGCTTATTGGCAAGACAACTGCAATTCGGATTCTATCCCTGTGAACCTTCAAGAAAACCTCAAGGCCTGGAAAACTCGTCCACCTACTCGTTATGATTTCGAGCAAGCGTGGGAGCCATTCAATTTAGATAGCTATCTTTATGTGCTCTATGGATTGGAGTTTGATACAAAGATTGAAGCAAGCCACCCATTAATTGTCGATGAACATCTTGCCGCTAAAAAAATGATGGCTGTTGCTGAGTTATCAGAAAAGCTCGTGAAACATCTTCCGTCACACCGAGACTTACTTAAAAAAGTTCAGCTCCATGGATTTACGAGGATTTAA
- a CDS encoding TonB-dependent receptor has translation MFTNNFKKSLLAVNVGLILSGTASINIAYAADENQASESVEVIEVRGIRRSLEASLNTKRFANAVVDSITAEDIGKMPDKNIAESLQRIPGVSITRNFAGEGGSVSIRGTNPELTNVSLNGNYVASTGWFSQQAMTRSFDMDLMPTEMVAGVDVYKSPTASIDEGGVGGTVVMRTRKPLQLDSLTIFGSLEAQDNSISDGTGYGGTGLVSWKNDEETWGFLGALSTLETVGRAHKAENYLDDSWAGAGIAEFNQTRKRDALNFVVQFAPSANLDISLNYFGVDLDAGNSNQNYLIIAGSDAADFNSKVTGATGLSPTEGFAVNGTFAGGPYDDQNTRNAEVDTKVYSVDVDYKADNYSLNAKIGKTEASGGDGGNYGIGWTSQAPNQQIIFDMTHSKDMLLQPVGTDASNHAEYVMGVPNVVETIRSDEESFAQIDFDFPVEFGAVTNIKSGLKFRDHEFSSYANKWDLGAGVNLDANGNLLTKADFADGTFDHSGVGLIDGSPRNVARVDGDKVRAHVDKFKTGSTLQKAGWGKVKEDIFAAYVQGDFSGESYRGNVGLRYVSTEASAQYYDFVSLSSIEKEKNEYADWLPSFNLAVDLAEDVILRASASKVMSRPNYSYMNPASSYNDTTKTYTRGSIDLDPYRATQADIGVEWYFNESSLFSVTLFNKDISSFVISGGKVSKLEVDGETRILKENVQGLGGKIEGIEFQYQQSFGDFGLLANVTYAEGYGLANQLDSNGALVGVKKEGLPGLSKLTYNLTGYYETEQVALRLAYNYRDDYIAESTGIGGNAFWDAHAFLDLSATWHVNENVDLSLEATNLLEETTVQRLSVYNAMRLHADNGRNTYLKVSYRF, from the coding sequence GTGTTTACCAATAATTTTAAGAAAAGCTTACTGGCGGTAAACGTTGGGTTGATTTTGTCTGGTACAGCATCAATTAACATCGCCTATGCGGCAGACGAAAACCAAGCTAGCGAAAGTGTTGAAGTTATCGAAGTTCGCGGTATTCGACGCTCTTTGGAAGCGTCATTAAATACAAAACGATTTGCTAATGCAGTTGTCGATTCTATTACGGCAGAAGACATTGGTAAGATGCCGGACAAAAATATTGCAGAGTCACTGCAACGTATTCCGGGTGTATCGATTACGCGTAACTTTGCGGGTGAAGGTGGTTCAGTTTCAATTAGGGGAACAAATCCTGAGCTAACCAATGTATCTTTAAATGGGAATTACGTAGCATCGACGGGCTGGTTTTCTCAACAAGCAATGACGCGCTCATTTGACATGGATCTCATGCCGACGGAAATGGTTGCGGGCGTTGATGTTTATAAATCTCCTACCGCGTCTATTGATGAAGGTGGTGTAGGTGGTACGGTGGTCATGCGCACACGTAAACCCCTGCAATTAGATTCATTAACTATTTTCGGTTCACTTGAAGCACAAGATAATAGCATTTCTGACGGGACAGGTTACGGTGGTACAGGGCTTGTAAGTTGGAAAAACGATGAAGAAACGTGGGGTTTCTTAGGGGCACTATCGACGCTTGAAACGGTTGGCCGTGCGCATAAAGCAGAGAACTATTTAGACGACAGTTGGGCGGGTGCAGGTATTGCTGAATTTAACCAAACTCGTAAACGTGATGCGCTGAATTTTGTTGTCCAGTTCGCCCCAAGCGCTAATTTAGACATTTCGTTAAACTATTTCGGCGTCGACTTAGATGCTGGTAACTCGAACCAAAACTATTTGATTATCGCGGGCAGTGATGCTGCTGATTTCAATAGTAAAGTTACCGGTGCTACAGGTCTTTCTCCAACAGAAGGTTTCGCTGTAAATGGTACTTTTGCGGGTGGTCCATATGATGACCAAAATACACGAAATGCAGAAGTGGACACTAAAGTGTATTCAGTTGATGTCGACTATAAAGCGGACAACTACTCACTAAACGCAAAGATTGGTAAAACAGAAGCATCCGGTGGCGATGGCGGCAACTATGGGATCGGTTGGACATCTCAAGCCCCTAACCAACAAATCATCTTTGACATGACTCACTCAAAAGACATGTTACTTCAGCCTGTTGGAACCGATGCGAGTAATCATGCAGAATACGTGATGGGTGTGCCTAACGTTGTTGAAACAATTCGTTCAGACGAAGAATCCTTTGCGCAAATTGATTTCGATTTCCCTGTTGAATTTGGCGCCGTGACTAATATCAAATCCGGTCTAAAATTCCGTGACCACGAATTTTCTAGTTATGCAAATAAGTGGGATTTAGGCGCTGGAGTCAATCTCGATGCCAATGGTAATTTACTGACTAAAGCCGATTTTGCGGATGGTACATTTGACCACTCTGGTGTGGGTTTAATTGACGGCTCTCCGCGTAATGTAGCTCGCGTTGATGGTGATAAAGTTCGGGCTCACGTTGACAAATTCAAGACGGGTTCAACGCTTCAAAAAGCAGGTTGGGGTAAAGTTAAAGAAGATATCTTTGCGGCTTATGTGCAAGGTGATTTTTCTGGGGAAAGTTACCGAGGAAACGTTGGTCTTCGTTATGTATCAACAGAAGCCTCTGCACAATATTATGATTTCGTGAGTTTAAGCAGTATTGAAAAAGAAAAGAATGAGTACGCTGATTGGTTGCCGAGCTTCAACTTAGCTGTGGATCTAGCGGAAGATGTAATTCTTCGCGCTTCTGCATCCAAAGTAATGAGTCGTCCTAACTACAGTTATATGAATCCTGCGTCGAGTTATAACGATACGACGAAAACCTATACACGAGGTTCAATTGACTTAGACCCATATCGCGCCACGCAAGCGGATATTGGTGTTGAATGGTATTTCAATGAGTCTTCACTTTTCTCTGTCACACTCTTTAATAAAGACATCTCATCATTCGTTATCTCAGGTGGTAAGGTGAGTAAATTAGAAGTGGATGGTGAAACCAGAATACTTAAAGAGAACGTTCAAGGCTTAGGTGGCAAGATAGAAGGTATAGAATTCCAATATCAGCAGTCATTTGGCGATTTTGGTTTACTTGCTAACGTGACTTATGCCGAGGGTTATGGGCTTGCCAACCAACTAGATAGCAACGGGGCGCTTGTTGGCGTTAAAAAAGAAGGTTTACCAGGACTTTCTAAACTCACCTATAACTTGACCGGTTATTATGAGACGGAACAGGTTGCACTTCGCCTAGCTTATAACTACCGCGATGACTACATAGCAGAAAGTACAGGCATCGGTGGTAATGCATTCTGGGATGCGCATGCGTTTCTTGATCTTTCTGCGACATGGCATGTAAATGAGAATGTAGATTTAAGCTTAGAAGCGACAAACTTGCTTGAAGAAACAACCGTCCAACGTCTCAGCGTTTACAACGCAATGCGTTTGCATGCAGATAATGGTCGTAACACGTACTTAAAAGTGTCTTATCGTTTTTAA
- a CDS encoding TonB-dependent receptor — MLANNFKKSLLAINVGIVLAGAGSIGAVQAADQVQAQESVEVIEVRGLRASNKANINEKRFANSIVDAVNAEDIGKLPDADVGQALGRIPGITVGRAFGQGSSVSIRGTDPRMTLTTLNGQNVASTGWYDQMNIDRSFNYSMLPAELIGGMEVYKSTQANIVEGGIGGTVIVKTRKPLDLKANQMFASVKGEYGTLNENVAPDISALYSWKNEEESFGVLVAGAYVDREYLRQGTEADLDWGGRSSIQPSSFLQSQERKALDTTFQFRPSENLDFDFHVLKLKLGADSIGANMYINTDTDWGDGDSFCQKFNGAGVCTVSVTPEDKASKIFFQNWARQGEMTSDTYEFNGNYKGENYSIAATVGRTKAEGGTQMSANFGYGWWGDKFGAVKWSGTVDATGKQIRIDGKDMGFTREQLDTTVGTSTWTGIKGPNEDKETYAQIDLDLDLDFDVINKFEAGVRVTKHEFVKQEYRAIYDANKENSFQTSDLYSGTMPLGYDGWTIPKANLDAMINATLSLVDQFAYSRPAYGKIEEDNFSAYGMFSFASEDYRGNFGVRYVKTDVTSSGHVIDNSPADILGVNAGWSEELHSVDGSYSNFLPSLNVAYSLSEDKIIRFAAGQAITRPNYDNLFLSASTGYPDDRDFNEQITYGNPDLKPMKSTQADLSFEYYYGDGNLASATLFYKDISNFIVATTQTNQQIGVINNDIPTPADIWTVNNYKNAGGGEIFGLELQVNHAWDNGFGVNVNYTYADAQAPAEVYTDNLSKFTEASEHSANLVAYWENDVYSARAAYNWRSEYMIREYGAYYGNRMHDDFGTLDLTFGWNINENLVARLEIVNLTEEDDVQYGAAGVGTDVKPALQDDFPTWSFRGEAIYRVGVSFQF, encoded by the coding sequence GTGTTAGCTAATAATTTTAAGAAAAGCTTACTTGCTATAAATGTAGGTATCGTTCTCGCAGGCGCTGGTTCGATTGGTGCTGTTCAAGCAGCGGATCAAGTGCAGGCTCAAGAAAGTGTTGAAGTCATCGAAGTTCGTGGTTTACGAGCGTCAAATAAAGCCAACATCAATGAAAAACGTTTTGCAAACAGCATCGTAGATGCAGTGAATGCAGAAGACATCGGTAAATTACCTGATGCGGATGTGGGTCAAGCTCTGGGCCGTATTCCAGGTATCACAGTAGGCCGCGCATTTGGTCAAGGTTCATCAGTATCGATTCGCGGTACCGATCCTCGTATGACGTTAACAACGTTAAACGGTCAAAATGTGGCGTCAACGGGTTGGTACGACCAAATGAACATTGACCGTTCATTTAACTACTCAATGCTACCTGCAGAATTGATTGGTGGTATGGAAGTCTACAAATCAACTCAGGCAAACATTGTTGAGGGTGGCATCGGTGGTACGGTTATCGTCAAAACTCGTAAGCCACTTGATTTAAAAGCGAACCAAATGTTTGCCTCTGTAAAAGGCGAATATGGCACGCTAAACGAAAATGTAGCTCCTGATATTTCCGCATTGTACAGCTGGAAAAACGAAGAAGAGTCATTTGGTGTTCTTGTAGCAGGAGCGTACGTTGACCGTGAATATCTACGCCAAGGTACAGAAGCGGACTTAGATTGGGGTGGTCGTTCGTCTATCCAGCCTTCAAGCTTCCTACAATCACAAGAGCGCAAAGCGCTAGATACAACTTTCCAATTCCGTCCTTCTGAAAACTTAGACTTTGATTTCCATGTATTAAAACTCAAGCTGGGTGCAGATAGTATTGGTGCTAACATGTACATCAATACTGACACGGATTGGGGCGACGGTGATTCATTCTGTCAAAAATTCAATGGTGCAGGTGTATGTACAGTTAGCGTAACGCCTGAAGACAAAGCGTCTAAAATTTTCTTCCAAAACTGGGCTCGTCAAGGCGAAATGACGTCTGACACTTATGAGTTCAATGGAAACTACAAGGGCGAAAACTATTCAATCGCTGCAACAGTGGGCCGCACAAAAGCGGAAGGTGGTACTCAAATGAGTGCGAACTTCGGTTACGGTTGGTGGGGTGACAAGTTTGGCGCGGTAAAATGGAGTGGTACTGTTGATGCGACAGGTAAACAAATCCGCATCGATGGTAAAGACATGGGTTTTACACGTGAGCAACTTGATACAACAGTCGGCACGTCAACTTGGACAGGTATTAAAGGTCCAAACGAAGATAAAGAAACTTACGCTCAAATTGATTTAGATCTTGATTTAGATTTTGATGTAATCAACAAGTTTGAAGCTGGTGTACGTGTTACTAAACATGAATTTGTTAAGCAAGAATACCGCGCTATCTACGATGCAAACAAAGAAAATAGTTTCCAAACGTCGGATCTTTACAGTGGCACAATGCCTTTAGGTTATGACGGTTGGACAATTCCTAAAGCAAACCTTGACGCAATGATTAATGCTACGTTGTCACTAGTTGATCAATTTGCTTATAGCCGTCCTGCTTACGGAAAAATAGAAGAAGATAACTTCTCTGCATACGGTATGTTCTCGTTTGCTTCTGAAGACTACCGTGGTAATTTCGGCGTACGTTATGTTAAGACTGACGTAACATCGAGCGGCCATGTAATCGATAACTCGCCAGCAGATATTTTAGGTGTAAACGCGGGATGGAGTGAAGAACTTCATTCGGTTGATGGTAGCTACAGTAATTTCTTGCCAAGTTTGAACGTTGCGTACAGCCTTTCAGAAGACAAGATTATTCGTTTTGCAGCTGGTCAGGCAATTACACGTCCTAACTACGATAACCTGTTCTTGTCTGCGTCAACGGGTTACCCAGATGACCGTGATTTCAACGAACAGATCACCTATGGTAATCCAGACCTTAAACCAATGAAGTCAACTCAAGCTGATTTAAGTTTCGAATACTACTATGGTGATGGCAACCTCGCATCTGCAACGTTGTTCTACAAAGACATCTCAAACTTTATCGTTGCTACAACTCAAACGAATCAGCAAATTGGTGTAATTAACAATGATATTCCTACACCAGCTGACATTTGGACGGTAAACAACTATAAGAATGCTGGTGGCGGTGAAATCTTCGGTCTTGAACTTCAGGTTAATCATGCATGGGATAACGGCTTTGGTGTTAACGTAAACTATACTTATGCTGATGCGCAAGCTCCTGCAGAAGTTTACACTGATAACTTAAGCAAATTCACTGAAGCATCTGAGCACAGTGCCAACCTTGTCGCTTACTGGGAAAACGATGTCTACTCAGCTCGTGCAGCGTATAACTGGCGTTCAGAGTACATGATCCGTGAATATGGTGCGTACTATGGTAACCGTATGCATGATGACTTCGGTACTCTTGATTTGACCTTTGGTTGGAATATTAACGAAAACCTAGTCGCACGTCTTGAAATCGTTAACCTAACTGAGGAAGATGATGTTCAATATGGTGCAGCTGGTGTTGGTACAGACGTTAAGCCAGCACTGCAAGATGATTTCCCAACGTGGTCATTCCGTGGTGAAGCTATCTACCGTGTTGGTGTAAGTTTCCAGTTCTAA